The following are encoded together in the Candida orthopsilosis Co 90-125, chromosome 5 draft sequence genome:
- a CDS encoding Spc2 protein (component of the signal peptidase complex with role in ER protein translocation), producing MSQLKKTNLNSIKDLQKTTDENLSLVLQQLGYEESFTITDLKLGLGLSTVVIAGLLFLADKKFEFKHIYSYTVTACIVYGLLNAILFLINLKYKNVKYIGVDSKGNKVIIASDVNKYDPNYNVTITAKDNVVNGSIPFNKFFDVIGYFNGDEFTKLISEEISRVGKKHE from the coding sequence ATGTCACAACTAAAGAAAACCAATCTCAATTCAATTaaagatttacaaaaaacCACAGATGAAAATTTAAGTTTAGTATTACAACAATTAGGATATGAAGAATCATTTACCATAACAGATTTAAAACTAGGACTTGGCTTATCAACAGTTGTCATTGCTGGTCTATTATTTCTTGCTGATAAGAAGTTTGAATTTAAGCATATTTATTCATATACTGTGACAGCTTGTATCGTTTATGGATTGCTTAATGCTATCTTGTTCctaatcaatttgaaatacaaaaatgTCAAATATATTGGGGTGGATTCCAAGGGTAATAAAGTAATAATTGCGTCAGATGTGAATAAATATGACCCTAATTATAATGTCACCATTACCGCTAAAGACAATGTTGTCAATGGGTCAATACCCTTTAACAAGTTTTTTGATGTTATTGGATATTTCAATGGAGACGAATTTACGAAATTGATTAGTGAAGAAATATCTAGAGTTGGAAAAAAGCATGAGTAG
- a CDS encoding Mag2 protein (S. cerevisiae homolog MAG2 localizes to): MTSLPPFDNPMTDNKNKFTGSGSKTPTLQQQQQQNFNKRTNGKRAQNNRSKSRKFDHRNDNELTSLESPLTQGRKVNGNSRKNQISINHLLDFQSYRDTEQYAMNHQRDRARRRSSSHKKNQPVKVQLAGMKYINVNFKFVVDSRLDYKVQQLDPNVPIDVTNIMSIIAPKASCPICLTDDIIAPRMIVSCGHILCLKCVLSLLEHEVPKAKKRESAAIVEKYRECPLCFSIIRKNELKPVIIRYIDEQFEVPKVRDETVLTLMMRDSHKILSMPKAIAVSNHVTDFPDINQTDLTSYSRIFKGDHNYMTSMYEVEKAQIVANHEEEKELYGDDSALVQQALSHIDQEVADWTSRLAAPLKKDHKHAHHYDDASLPLPLHQTFYYYETGFNAGCTYVLSPLDMKVLKATYSNYESLPTSIVAKIENIRYEELSQETSMTKYKYLSHLPIGTQIGFLECDWNNNEYVSQPIWDMYKNDLVKRSKNSSKRFLREERNRKRAESEEEFRLRQFYMEENGFTSEDLANGKGSFSSYDISNRFASLSVNGGPMPPLSDNPLSTESENDNNVNDEAENENAVDDDENDAYVTTVWGTRIKKSQDVNNLPEIAIEDEWDDWDADGLIRKAREENNENDGGNDVSGNGGIGHGKKKKKKKLILMSS, translated from the coding sequence ATGACAAGCTTACCCCCTTTTGATAATCCAATGACTgacaacaagaacaagttCACTGGATCTGGTTCCAAAACTCCTACGcttcaacagcaacagcaacagaACTTCAACAAGAGGACTAACGGCAAACGAGCACAGAATAACCGTAgcaaatcaagaaaattcGATCACAGAAATGATAACGAATTGACTTCATTGGAATCACCGTTGACTCAAGGAAGAAAAGTTAATGGAAATAGTCGcaagaatcaaatttcCATCAACCATTTGCTAGATTTCCAATCATATCGTGACACCGAACAATATGCAATGAATCATCAACGAGACCGTGCAAGACGAAGGTCCAGTAGTCACAAGAAAAATCAACCTGTCAAGGTTCAACTTGCGGGCATGAAGTACATCAATGTaaacttcaaatttgttgttgattcaagGTTAGATTACAAAGTTCAGCAATTGGATCCCAATGTACCTATCGATGTTACCAACATTATGTCAATTATAGCCCCAAAAGCTAGTTGTCCAATCTGTTTAACTGACGACATAATCGCTCCTCGTATGATTGTTTCATGTGGTCATATCCTTTGTTTGAAATGCGTTTTGTCATTATTAGAGCACGAGGTTCCAAAAGCTAAAAAACGGGAATCTGCCGCAATAGTGGAGAAATATCGTGAATGTCCCttgtgtttttcaattattCGAAagaatgaattgaaaccagTGATTATTCGATATATTGATGAGCAATTCGAAGTTCCTAAGGTGCGTGATGAAACTGTTTtaacattgatgatgagagACCTGCACAAGATTTTATCTATGCCAAAAGCGATTGCTGTGTCGAATCATGTAACAGATTTTCCTGACATTAATCAGACTGATTTGACATCATACCTGAGAATATTCAAGGGTGATCATAACTACATGACATCAATGTATGAGGTGGAGAAGGCGCAAATTGTTGCCAACCACGAAGAGGAGAAGGAATTGTATGGTGATGATCTGGCGTTGGTTCAACAAGCCTTGTCTCATATAGACCAGGAAGTGGCTGATTGGACTTCTAGACTAGCTGCTCCATTGAAGAAGGACCATAAGCATGCGCATCACTATGACGACGCATCATTGCCACTTCCATTGCATCAAACATTTTATTACTATGAAACCGGTTTCAATGCTGGATGTACATACGTACTTTCTCCTTTGGATATGAAAGTATTGAAAGCAACTTATTCCAATTATGAGAGCTTGCCCACGAGTATAGTTgctaaaattgaaaatattcGCTATGAAGAGTTGTCTCAAGAAACATCAATGaccaaatacaaatatCTTAGTCATTTACCCATTGGTACACAAATCGGATTTCTTGAATGTGATTGGAATAATAATGAGTACGTTTCACAGCCCATTTGGGATATGTACAAGAATGATTTGGTTAAGCGATCAAAGAATTCAAGCAAGAGATTCTTAAGAGAGGAAAGAAATAGGAAACGAGCTGAATCTGAAGAGGAATTCAGATTAAGGCAATTTTATATGGAAGAGAATGGATTTACCAGTGAGGATTTAGCGAATGGAAAAGGATCATTTTCAAGTTATGATATCAGTAATCGATTTGCATCATTATCAGTTAATGGAGGTCCCATGCCGCCATTATCAGATAATCCATTATCAACCGAAAGTGAAAATGATAACAATGTTAACGATGAAGCTGAGAATGAAAACGCGGTTGATGACGATGAGAACGATGCATATGTCACTACTGTTTGGGGCACAAGGATTAAAAAGTCTCAAGATGTTAATAATCTCCCAGAAATTGCTATTGAAGACGAATGGGATGATTGGGATGCCGATGGGTTAATCCGTAAAGCTCGAGAAGAgaataatgaaaatgatggtGGGAATGATGTCTCCGGCAATGGCGGAATTGGTCAtggtaaaaagaaaaagaaaaagaagttgatattgatgtcATCTTAA
- a CDS encoding Muc1 protein, which produces MSSDQFKAVGIATVKGIGRGSKALGKAGYKTYKKNEAKRQGKEYVEPASDNDGKSTTTDTEKREYEPYVARPLPSKETLQSYQPPPRRNVGAYRPSEGKYVTPQNTQSTTQTQSYQQPQQYQQPQHQPSQPYQQPQQYQEPAQQTAYSDPPQYLQPTQSVSQPMSQPVQQMNQPPPPPRPAQPAPSTQAYGPNALNTQQAHPTPFAQAQGQNVPNPQQPQQSYVQPSQPVQTYPQQAQPAQAQFQEPQSHVQGEAPPPAYGQHDQIQQYGQIPASYGQQAQVPVSQPVPGQVQAPPSLPGRGSTIGASVPQPQPAVGNYTPVEQPINPSMTPPVDQQDTSQTQTEIPKRPLPDPTSFPPPPTRRVQSPDVTGSSHKSGAHSKASPKRSEPLHRHSNARPGESSPATPTASSNYAEHNHLQPPALPSRTSANSVTSDASTKKKFDMNAFPPPPSIPRPTVEEKKEKYHRSPSIVSDAVSATKELENFEDNAPPMPSRPSQRTPSSSSIVNSVEEAPPMPKRPLQSTNSASSIPISTGEAKEAIQKKKPPPKPVKKTKNLSDNQSASNPPETPNQGVQSELENMFKRMNANKFNSESEAVKKEPPVVKPKPAKQVSPPPVKPKPLVKPKPEVKPKPVASPSGPKLDNTTPAESLVAGRVDSPTPPPVPKPRNYKRAAAPIPTVQQQGPPNLDLELGTQWFASTEGLVLPKSLQGLNYQTSYSYSTSGGSQIWNRVVTVRLKDLSIVSYKLVWNANDVASVAVAIDRFAPSPISTIPSKQELVASHEQFGEYVASWSEHHKGQQVGSGECWDLAKFALEKGCGKHAFVSQYYTHGYPILQIKNSGSGVEFINGLQQLDEIRRGDILQFKSCTFFNPVTGVTQTVGAPDHTSIVVENDRTRLDVVEQNVNNVRKVRDGEYILKNLTAGEVFVYRPMPAEWAGSL; this is translated from the coding sequence GTGACAATGATGGaaagtcaacaacaacagacACCGAGAAAAGGGAGTATGAACCATATGTTGCTAGACCATTGCCAAGTAAGGAAACACTTCAATCGTATCAACCTCCACCAAGGAGAAATGTTGGGGCTTATAGACCATCCGAAGGTAAATATGTAACTCCTCAAAATACCCAGAGTACCACACAAACTCAGTCGTATCAGCAACCACAGCAGTATCAGCAACCACAACATCAACCTTCACAACCATAtcaacaacctcaacaatatcaagaGCCTGCGCAACAAACTGCATATCTGGATCCACCACAATATTTACAACCCACGCAGTCTGTTCTGCAACCAATGAGTCAGCCTGTCCAGCAAATGAATCAACCACCTCCACCTCCTAGACCAGCACAGCCTGCTCCTTCCACTCAAGCATATGGACCAAATGCTTTGAATACACAACAAGCACACCCAACTCCATTTGCACAAGCTCAAGGTCAAAACGTTCCGAACCCccaacaaccacaacaactGTATGTGCAGCCATCTCAGCCCGTTCAGACATATCCACAACAAGCTCAACCAGCTCAAGCACAATTCCAGGAGCCACAATCACATGTACAGGGAGAGGCGCCACCACCTGCTTATGGTCAACACGATCAAATTCAGCAATATGGACAGATTCCTGCATCTTATGGACAGCAAGCACAAGTACCTGTGTCTCAACCTGTACCGGGACAAGTACAAGCACCTCCAAGCTTGCCTGGTCGAGGTTCAACTATAGGAGCTTCAGTACCACAACCTCAACCAGCGGTAGGAAACTACACACCAGTCGAGCAACCTATTAACCCAAGTATGACACCTCCAGTGGATCAACAAGACACCAGCCAGACACAAACGGAAATACCAAAGAGACCGTTACCTGATCCAACTTCATTTCCACCACCTCCAACTAGAAGAGTGCAATCACCTGATGTTACAGGCTCTTCACATAAAAGTGGTGCACACTCCAAAGCATCGCCGAAACGAAGTGAACCACTACATAGACACTCAAATGCACGTCCAGGAGAATCTTCCCCGGCAACTCCCACTGCATCCTCTAACTATGCAGAGCACAATCACCTACAACCACCTGCCTTGCCTAGTCGAACTAGTGCAAACAGTGTCACAAGTGATGCTTctacaaaaaagaaatttgatATGAATGCAtttccaccaccaccactgATTCCACGTCCAACAGTggaagagaagaaagagaagtATCACAGGTCTCCTCTGATAGTGAGTGATGCCGTCTCTGCAACTAAAGAACTAGAAAATTTTGAGGACAATGCCCCACCAATGCCAAGTAGACCACTGCAAAGAACACCCTCATCGTCTTCCATTGTAAATTCGGTAGAGGAAGCTCCACCAATGCCCAAAAGACCACTCCAAAGTACGAACTCGGCATCGTCAATCCCAATTTCCACCGGCGAAGCTAAGGAAGctattcaaaagaagaaaccaccaccaaaaccagtcaaaaaaacaaagaatttGTCAGATAATCAATCAGCTTCCAACCCTCCCGAGACTCCTAACCAAGGTGTACAAAGCGAATTGGAGAATATGTTCAAGAGAATGAATGCTAACAAATTTAATTCAGAGCTGGAGGCGGTGAAGAAGGAACCTCCCGTTGTCAAGCCGAAACCAGCAAAGCAAGTAAGTCCACCACCCGTGAAACCAAAGCCACTAGTAAAACCGAAACCAGAGGTGAAACCCAAACCTGTAGCACTGCCCTCAGGACCTAAGTTAGACAACACAACTCCTGCAGAATCCTTGGTGGCTGGTCGTGTAGACTCACCTACACCTCCTCCCGTACCTAAACCACGAAACTATAAACGAGCCGCTGCGCCTATCCCTACAGTGCAGCAGCAAGGTCCTCCAAATTTGGATCTAGAGCTAGGTACTCAATGGTTTGCAAGTACAGAAGGTCTTGTACTTCCTAAATCATTACAAGGTCTCAACTATCAAACGAGTTATCTGTACTCGACATCTGGAGGATCTCAGATTTGGAATAGAGTGGTTACTGTTCGGTTGAAAGATTTATCCATTGTTTCATATAAGTTGGTGTGGAATGCAAATGATGTCGCATCAGTGGCGGTGGCTATTGATCGTTTTGCCCCATCGCCAATATCTACAATTCCTTCCAAGCAAGAGCTTGTCGCTAGTCACGAACAATTCGGAGAGTATGTTGCGTCATGGAGTGAGCATCACAAAGGACAACAGGTTGGTAGTGGAGAGTGCTGGGATTTGGCCAAATTTGCCCTCGAAAAGGGATGCGGCAAACACGCATTTGTATCACAATACTATACTCATGGGTACCCGATTTTGCAAATTAAAAACTCGGGCTCGGGTGttgaatttatcaatggtTTGCAACAGTTAGATGAGATTAGACGTGGTGATATTTTACAATTCAAATCGTGTACATTCTTCAACCCAGTTACAGGAGTCACTCAAACTGTGGGAGCGCCTGATCATACCAGTATTGTTGTCGAAAACGATAGAACAAGGTTGGAcgttgttgaacaaaatgtGAATAATGTGAGAAAAGTTAGGGACGGAGAGTacattttgaagaatttgactGCTGGCGAAGTTTTCGTGTATAGACCCATGCCTGCTGAATGGGCTGGTAGTTTATAA
- a CDS encoding Dph2 protein (S. cerevisiae homolog DPH2 has role peptidyl-diphthamide biosynthetic process from peptidyl-histidine and localizes to cytoplasm) — MVSFVVFSEFFLCTRSHRTVSIEPSQYSLHHQSSYMHSEEPVAPALSTYQDESTFSYDKVQSTHKERKHLRLKNPDDHDEVLCKIRDYYSLPELVERLSELDREEPKYKRITLQFPDELICDSATIVHYIQEKLGVDATNPKQKIWILADTSYSACCVDEIAAEHVQSDLVVHFGDACLNEVAKLNSKYVLGKPEIDVDEMVRQFQARYKTKDKIVLMANAPFTHILYQLKGKLPEYKDVIVADLIVPSSKSEIIGYSPTNDNEFSKFNRTFPVENISEYELFHVTIPEAPRLLQLTTNFASVTTYDPDTNTTSQGPYPNLMRRYKFVHVARSAGTIGILVNTLSLSNTKQLINTIKDKIKIAGKKHYIFVVGKPNVAKLANFESVDLWCVLGCDHQGIIIDQVNEFFKPIVTPYELLLGLSDELTWTGKWITDYKSVIEDYKQEQEATAKEGEGNNDEASSDEEPEFDPVTGRYVSMSRPLRQINHLTIKNESENESIGNDENRLVERFSNSIAIRSTVSTSAMHLQNRQWTGLGSDYAEDNRSDGEEEGALAVEGRLGIARGYDFDTQEQQE, encoded by the coding sequence ATGGTGTCTTTCGTTGTTTTCTCGgaattttttctttgcaCTCGCAGTCATCGCACGGTCTCGATAGAACCATCGCAGTATAGTCTACACCACCAGTCCTCGTATATGCATTCAGAAGAACCTGTGGCACCAGCCCTTTCGACATACCAAGATGAATCGACATTCTCATATGATAAAGTTCAATCAACGCACAAGGAGAGAAAACATCTCCGTTTGAAAAATCCCGATGATCACGATGAGGTGCTTTGTAAAATACGAGATTACTATTCATTGCCTGAATTAGTTGAGAGATTATCTGAGTTGGACCGAGAAGAACCAAAGTATAAACGCATAACATTACAGTTCCCCGATGAGCTAATATGTGATTCTGCTACTATCGTCCACTACATACAAGAGAAACTTGGCGTCGATgcaacaaatccaaaacaGAAAATCTGGATTCTTGCTGATACTTCTTACTCGGCTTGttgtgttgatgaaatagCTGCTGAACATGTACAAAGTGATTTAGTGGTTCATTTCGGAGATGCATGTTTGAATGAAGTGgccaaattgaattcaaagtATGTGTTGGGAAAACCAGAAATTGATGTGGATGAAATGGTAAGGCAGTTCCAAGCCAGGTATAAAACTAAGGATAAAATTGTCTTGATGGCTAATGCACCATTTACTCATATACTATATCAGTTGAAGGGCAAATTACCGGAATATAAAGATGTGATCGttgctgatttgattgtgCCGAGTTCGAAATCGGAAATAATTGGATATCTGCCAACAAATGATAAcgaattttccaaattcaatcGAACTTTCCCCGTGGAAAATATATCTGAGTATGAGTTATTTCATGTAACTATTCCAGAAGCTCCAAGATTATTACAACTAACCacaaattttgcatctGTAACCACTTACGATCCTGACACAAACACAACGTCACAGGGTCCTTATCCCAACTTAATGAGACGATACAAATTTGTTCATGTTGCTCGAAGCGCAGGTACGATCGGTATCCTTGTCAATACCCtatcattatcaaatacAAAGCAACTAATCAACACGATAAAGGACAAGATCAAAATAGCAGGTAAGAAACATTACATCTTTGTTGTGGGTAAGCCAAATGTCGCCaaattggccaattttgaaagtgtTGATCTTTGGTGTGTTTTGGGTTGTGACCATCAGGGTATTATTATTGATCAAGtgaatgaatttttcaaacctATTGTTACGCCATATGAATTGTTGCTTGGTCTTAGTGATGAGTTGACGTGGACTGGTAAATGGATTACTGATTATAAAAGTGTGATTGAAGACTATAAACAGGAGCAAGaagcaacagcaaaagAAGGGGAGGGTAATAATGATGAGGCTAGTTCTGATGAAGAGCCAGAGTTTGACCCTGTTACTGGTAGGTATGTGAGTATGTCTAGACCACTTCGACAGATTAATCATTTGACTATCAAGAATGAGAGTGAAAATGAGTCTATTGGTAATGATGAAAACAGATTAGTTGAGAGATTTTCCAACAGTATCGCTATACGTAGCACTGTAAGTACATCAGCAATGCATTTACAAAATAGACAATGGACTGGTTTAGGAAGCGATTATGCCGAGGATAATAGATCTGATGGGGAAGAGGAAGGCGCTTTGGCAGTTGAAGGAAGATTGGGTATTGCTAGAGGCTATGATTTTGATACACAAGAGCAGCAAGAATAA
- a CDS encoding Nmd5 protein → MINSSLILECFAGTLLTDVQARNNAEAKLRELSIQPGFLGCCLDILAQPETPAHVKKAAAVYFKNRVIKFWNIRDESSTLRIDNDERPVIKDRLLPVILVCDYHIKQQLIPVLRLLISLEFDSWDSLLQQTGELLSQSSNSEDHLYTAMLCFKEIARKFKWTDNQVKQAKLYSIIEQVFPYLLTIGSSIVKSVSDGQEITELKAEILKMILKSYKYVTYYDFPEPLRTRDQVFAWGEFHASVINMNPPTYVTNSDLTEQEKSFLQISKCYKWAVANILRLFIRYASSNTLSRKVSYQDFHDLFLTEFIPHFIQQFLTITEEYCHGNRWLGMTALYQLLEFLSHCVVEQSTWKLIKPYFETLITHLVYPVIVPTDQILEIYEEDPQEYINLCFDITGDYNNAESAALGFIATALHKRRKFCLQPIINLIQNELAQLQQFPEETLDAAKKKEGLLRILGNVSGYLPKDASIEPMLSSLVIPNLNSKHDFLKARAIEVCSQFSDVNFTSHQTLSTLIHGILQNFNDQNVSLPVQFNSALAIQAFIPVEEFKQVLATIVLPTMSKLLEMSNEIDNDAISVVMQECVENFSEQLQPFGVDLMSKLVSQFMRLAVEVNDASQVDVDDFDNNYEDQGDKSMAAVGFINTMITVLLSFENSQEICIKLEEIFSPVIAFVFTNQMDEFYAEVGELMDNSIFLLRSITPCMWSNFDLLYKSFQNGSALMYVEELMPCLQNFLIFGKQELKNNDALARSMFTILQMIISDEDELSVADLNLAFEFAQTFVLTLEEKAAPFVSKLISFDLENFDKLKNRKLTSAFAVNSFNVIVASLIYNCQGVIMLLQQSNHLVDFFNKWFEMIPQLSRVYDLKLSLLGLISLSKVDTLPQEIVQEISHKYVKVLKLLSTAIPELEKKRKDIDGLNGENQAFHSSASFGNDGDDEWEEDFDDIEANEAGHEDHVGGGDGEDDADEDAIRQYTEFLEAENADLAHSGFYNANDEEIFEDPLATTPLDEVNIFEAFKLYLHDLQQNNVNHFQRLFGNLSEDDQKLIVDLINM, encoded by the coding sequence ATGATCAATTCAAGCCTAATCCTCGAGTGTTTTGCTGGTACTTTACTAACTGATGTCCAAGCTAGAAATAACGCAGAGGCAAAGCTTCGAGAGTTGTCTATACAGCCCGGTTTTCTCGGCTGTTGTTTAGATATTCTAGCTCAACCCGAAACACCGGCTCACGTAAAGAAAGCAGCAGCTgtgtatttcaaaaaccGAGTGATTAAATTTTGGAACATTAGAGACGAGTCAAGCACACTTCGCATAGATAACGACGAGAGACCTGTTATAAAGGATCGATTATTGCCGGTGATTCTTGTTTGTGATTATCACATTAAACAACAGTTGATCCCTGTTTTGCGattattgatttcattaGAGTTTGACAGCTGGGACCTGTTATTGCAACAAACTGGGGAATTATTATCGCAACTGCTGAACTCGGAAGATCATTTATATACGGCAATGTTGTGCTTCAAGGAGATTGCTAGGAAGTTCAAATGGACTGATAACCAGGTGAAACAGGCAAAATTGTACTCCATTATTGAACAGGTATTTCCATACTTGTTGACAATTGGAAGTTCAATCGTGAAGAGTGTCTCTGATGGGCAAGAAATAACTGAACTCAAGGcagaaattttgaaaatgatacTCAAGTCGTACAAGTATGTCACGTACTATGATTTCCCCGAGCCATTACGCACAAGGGACCAGGTGTTTGCTTGGGGTGAATTCCATGCATCAGTGATCAATATGAACCCTCCAACTTATGTAACTAATTCTGATTTAACTGAACAGgaaaaatcatttttaCAAATCTCCAAGTGTTACAAGTGGGCTGTTGCCAACATTTTGCGGTTATTCATACGATATGCCTCATCAAACACATTGAGTAGAAAGGTATCTTATCAAGATTTCCATGATTTGTTTCTTACTGAGTTTATTCCCCATTTCATTCAGCAATTTTTAACTATTACAGAGGAATATTGCCATGGGAATAGATGGTTAGGTATGACTGCCTTGTATCAACTTCTCGAGTTTTTGAGTCATTGTGTCGTTGAACAATCTACttggaaattgattaaaccatattttgaaacattgaTTACTCATTTAGTATACCCAGTCATTGTACCAACTGACCAAATTTTAGAGATCTACGAGGAAGACCCTCAAGAATATATCAATTTATGTTTTGATATCACCGGAGATTACAACAATGCTGAATCTGCGGCGCTAGGGTTTATCGCCACAGCTTTACACAAACGTAGAAAATTCTGTTTGCAACCAATCATTAATCTAATACAAAATGAATTGGCCCAATTGCAGCAATTTCCAGAGGAAACTTTGGATGCAgctaaaaagaaagaaggtTTATTGAGAATTTTGGGAAACGTTTCGGGTTATTTACCCAAGGATGCATCTATCGAACCAATGTTGTCGTCATTGGTTAttcccaatttgaattcaaaacatGATTTCCTCAAAGCAAGGGCCATTGAAGTTTGTTCACAATTTTCGGATGTGAATTTCACTAGTCATCAAACTTTGTCGACATTGATTCATGGcattttgcaaaactttAATGACCAAAATGTGTCTTTGCCAGTTCAATTTAACAGTGCATTGGCCATACAAGCATTTATACCTGTTGAGGAGTTCAAGCAAGTGTTGGCAACTATTGTTTTACCTACCATGTCTAAGCTTTTGGAAATGTCAAACGAAATTGACAATGACGCCATTTCAGTAGTGATGCAAGAATGTgtggaaaatttttctgAACAATTGCAACCCTTTGGTGTTGACTTAATGAGCAAGTTGGTGTCCCAGTTTATGCGTCTTGCAGTGGAGGTTAATGATGCATCCcaagttgatgttgatgattttgacaaCAACTATGAAGATCAAGGGGATAAGTCAATGGCGGCAGTTGGGTTCATCAATACCATGATTACTGTCCTTctatcatttgaaaattctcAAGAGATTTGTATTAAATTGGAGGAGATATTTTCTCCTGTTATTGCATTTGTATTCACTAATCAAATGGATGAGTTCTATGCTGAAGTTGGTGAGTTAATGGATAATTCGATCTTTTTATTGAGATCAATTACTCCCTGCATGTGGTCAaactttgatttattaTACAAGAGCTTTCAAAATGGGTCAGCCTTGATGtatgttgaagaattaaTGCCATGtttgcaaaactttttgatctttGGTAAGCAAGAGTTGAAGAACAATGATGCATTGGCTAGGTCAATGTTTACTATATTGCAAATGATCATatcagatgaagatgagttAAGTGTGGCTGATTTGAATCTCgcttttgaatttgcaCAAACATTTGTATTGACCTTGGAGGAGAAAGCAGCTCCATTCGTCTCTAAGctaatttcttttgatcttgaaaattttgacaaattaaAAAACAGGAAATTAACTAGTGCTTTTGCCGTTAATTCATTTAATGTTATTGTTGCATCGTTAATTTACAACTGTCAGGGGGTAATCATGTTGCTTCAACAATCCAACCACTTGGTggatttcttcaacaaatggtTTGAAATGATTCCACAATTATCAAGAGTGTACGACTTAAAGTTATCATTGTTGGGTTTGATAAGTTTATCTAAGGTTGATACGTTACCCCAAGAGATTGTGCAAGAGATTTCTCACAAGTATGTAAAAGTACTAAAACTCTTATCAACAGCTATTCCTGAATtagagaaaaagagaaaagacATCGATGGTTTGAATGGTGAAAACCAAGCTTTCCATTCATCAGCTAGTTTCGGCAATGATGGTGACGATGAATGGGAAGAggattttgatgatatcgAGGCTAATGAAGCAGGACATGAGGATCATGTTGGTGGTGGCGATGGAGAAGACGATGCAGATGAGGATGCTATTCGTCAATATACAGAATTTCTTGAAGCAGAAAATGCAGATTTGGCGCATCTGGGATTTTACAATGCCAATGACGAGGAAATCTTTGAGGATCCATTAGCAACTACGCCCTTGGATGAAGTCAATATATTCGAGgctttcaaattgtatttaCATGATCTTCAACAGAATAATGTGAACCACTTCCAAAGGTTATTTGGTAATTTGAGTGAAGACGACCAAAAGTTGAtagttgatttgattaacATGTAA